A DNA window from Macadamia integrifolia cultivar HAES 741 chromosome 4, SCU_Mint_v3, whole genome shotgun sequence contains the following coding sequences:
- the LOC122076739 gene encoding uncharacterized protein LOC122076739 encodes MKDTIRCCISCILPCGALDVIRVIHSDGRVEEFSRIIQAGEVMKANPKHVLRKPSTSSETDHNGVTPKTVILPPDAELQRGKIYFLMPVSLLPEKNQSGSSARQRRREEDNNGSSISVTKKLLLSDQYLSEILSEKISTQRDQKRGRVGVWRPHLDSISENPSDL; translated from the coding sequence ATGAAGGACACAATCAGGTGCTGCATCTCCTGCATTCTTCCCTGTGGAGCTCTTGATGTTATCCGAGTAATACATTCAGATGGGCGTGTGGAAGAATTCAGCCGGATAATCCAAGCAGGCGAAGTCATGAAGGCAAATCCAAAGCATGTATTGAGGAAACCATCCACTTCATCTGAGACTGATCATAATGGTGTTACTCCAAAAACTGTGATTTTACCACCAGATGCAGAGCTTCAACGTGGGAAAATTTACTTCCTCATGCCTGTGTCTTTGCTTCCAGAGAAGAACCAGTCGGGATCATCAGCAAgacagaggagaagagaagaggacaACAATGGAAGTTCCATCTCAGTGACAAAAAAACTTCTTTTATCTGATCAGTACTTGAGTGAGATCCTTTCTGAGAAGATATCCACACAAAGAGATCAAAAGCGAGGGCGTGTTGGTGTCTGGAGGCCCCATTTGGACAGCATATCTGAGAATCCGTCTGATCTTTAA